A DNA window from Laribacter hongkongensis DSM 14985 contains the following coding sequences:
- the napH gene encoding quinol dehydrogenase ferredoxin subunit NapH, giving the protein MTPKRSFWQRHRWLILRRLSQLSVLGLFAGSGALAGWLGGVWVLKGNLTASRVLDTVPLTDPFVLAQSLAAGHLPQLTALLGAVIVAGFYLVAGGRVFCSWVCPVNLVTDCAGWSRRRLGLKGGRMPPRSLRRWLLAAVLLASAFSGSMVWELVNPVSLLHREILFGAGIGLVLVLAVFIYDLVIAQRGWCGHVCPMGAAYGLIGRASLLRVSAPARARCDDCMDCFAVCPEPQVIKPALKGDAQSSPVILNGDCTNCGRCIDVCAQDVFRFSHRFDKRSEES; this is encoded by the coding sequence ATGACGCCCAAGCGTTCGTTCTGGCAGCGGCATCGCTGGCTGATCCTGCGCCGCCTGTCGCAGCTGTCGGTGCTCGGCCTCTTTGCCGGCTCCGGCGCGCTTGCCGGCTGGCTGGGTGGCGTCTGGGTGCTGAAAGGCAACCTGACCGCCAGCCGCGTGCTCGACACCGTGCCGCTGACCGATCCCTTCGTGCTGGCCCAGTCACTGGCTGCCGGACACCTGCCGCAACTGACGGCCCTGCTGGGCGCCGTCATCGTGGCTGGTTTCTATCTGGTGGCCGGCGGCCGGGTGTTCTGCTCGTGGGTGTGTCCGGTCAACCTCGTCACCGACTGCGCGGGCTGGTCGCGCCGCCGGCTCGGGCTCAAGGGCGGGCGCATGCCCCCCAGGAGCCTGCGCCGCTGGCTCTTGGCCGCCGTGCTGCTGGCTTCGGCCTTCAGCGGCTCGATGGTGTGGGAACTCGTCAACCCGGTTTCGCTCTTGCACCGCGAAATCCTGTTCGGCGCCGGCATCGGCCTTGTGCTGGTCCTCGCCGTTTTCATCTACGACCTCGTCATCGCCCAGCGCGGCTGGTGCGGACACGTGTGCCCGATGGGCGCGGCGTACGGCCTGATCGGCCGTGCCTCGCTGCTCCGGGTCAGTGCCCCTGCCCGCGCCCGCTGCGATGACTGCATGGACTGCTTTGCGGTCTGCCCGGAGCCGCAGGTGATCAAGCCTGCCCTCAAGGGCGACGCGCAGAGCTCTCCCGTCATCCTGAACGGAGACTGCACCAACTGCGGCCGCTGCATCGATGTGTGCGCGCAGGACGTGTTCCGCTTCAGCCACCGTTTCGACAAGAGGAGTGAAGAATCGTGA
- the ccmD gene encoding heme exporter protein CcmD, protein MNWTSASDFFAMGGYALYVWGSFGMCFFAVALELLILRRHRRRTMRQLALRVAMDDAGDQAWSAPLPADPAQPSRETADASQA, encoded by the coding sequence ATGAACTGGACCTCTGCCAGCGACTTTTTTGCCATGGGTGGCTATGCCCTGTACGTCTGGGGCTCGTTCGGCATGTGCTTTTTCGCCGTAGCGCTGGAGCTGCTGATCCTGCGCCGCCACCGCCGCCGCACCATGCGCCAGCTGGCCTTGCGCGTGGCCATGGATGATGCCGGCGATCAGGCATGGTCCGCACCGCTGCCGGCAGACCCGGCGCAACCTTCACGGGAGACTGCCGATGCATCCCAAGCGTAA
- the ccmA gene encoding cytochrome c biogenesis heme-transporting ATPase CcmA, which translates to MLAIQHLTCRKGSRTLFSDLSFRVGAGEVLHVRGDNGCGKTSLLRLLAGFARPDAGTILRDDRPLDARHRQTLGWLGPQAALKDDLTVLENLRLQVSLAGCQPADTLLASLLQGWELARQAGLPARALSQGQRKRLAFAALEAMQRPLWLLDEPFNALDTRGCQQVWHAISAHAAAGGCVIMTHHAELPGQGMRELRLGERR; encoded by the coding sequence ATGCTTGCCATTCAGCATCTCACGTGTCGCAAAGGCTCGCGCACGCTGTTTTCCGACCTGTCGTTCCGGGTCGGTGCCGGCGAAGTCCTGCATGTACGCGGTGACAACGGCTGCGGCAAAACCAGCCTGCTGCGCCTTCTGGCCGGGTTTGCCCGGCCGGATGCCGGCACCATCCTGCGCGATGACCGGCCGCTGGATGCCCGGCACCGCCAGACCCTGGGCTGGCTGGGACCGCAGGCGGCACTCAAGGATGACCTGACCGTGCTGGAAAACCTCCGGCTCCAGGTCAGCCTGGCCGGATGCCAGCCCGCGGATACCCTGCTGGCCAGCCTGCTCCAGGGCTGGGAGCTGGCCCGCCAGGCCGGACTGCCTGCCCGCGCCCTGTCGCAGGGCCAGCGCAAACGGCTGGCCTTTGCCGCCCTCGAAGCCATGCAGCGACCACTGTGGCTGCTGGACGAACCCTTCAACGCACTGGACACCCGTGGCTGCCAGCAGGTCTGGCACGCCATCAGCGCCCATGCTGCCGCCGGCGGCTGCGTCATCATGACCCACCACGCCGAACTGCCCGGCCAGGGCATGCGGGAACTGCGCCTGGGAGAGCGGCGATGA
- the ccmC gene encoding heme ABC transporter permease CcmC, whose amino-acid sequence MKINWMRFAAPPRFYMLTGQMLPWLWLLSALLAVAGLYVGFFVAPTDFQQGEGYRIIFVHVPASWMSMLIYVVVAFWSAVGLVMNTRLSFMMAQALVPTGAMFTFLSLWTGALWGKPMWGAWWVWDARLTSELILLFLYLAMLALKAAIDDPRRGDRACGLFALVSVVNVPVIYFSVKWWNTLHQGATVSVTRAPSMAHDMLLAMLLMVFAAWAYSIAVAFVRVRVLILERDIDTEWVKRILRKSAA is encoded by the coding sequence ATGAAGATCAACTGGATGCGCTTTGCCGCCCCGCCCCGCTTCTACATGCTGACCGGACAGATGCTGCCGTGGCTGTGGCTGCTGTCGGCCCTGCTGGCGGTGGCGGGCCTGTATGTCGGGTTTTTCGTGGCGCCGACCGATTTCCAGCAGGGCGAAGGCTACCGCATCATTTTCGTGCATGTGCCGGCCTCGTGGATGTCGATGCTGATCTACGTCGTGGTGGCGTTCTGGAGCGCGGTGGGGCTGGTGATGAACACCCGCCTGTCGTTCATGATGGCGCAGGCACTGGTGCCGACCGGCGCCATGTTCACCTTCCTGTCGCTCTGGACCGGCGCCCTGTGGGGCAAGCCGATGTGGGGCGCCTGGTGGGTGTGGGATGCGCGGCTGACGTCGGAGCTGATCCTGCTGTTCCTGTACCTCGCCATGCTGGCACTCAAGGCCGCCATCGACGACCCGCGCCGTGGCGACCGGGCCTGCGGCCTCTTTGCACTGGTCAGCGTGGTCAACGTGCCGGTGATCTATTTCTCGGTCAAATGGTGGAACACCCTGCACCAGGGCGCCACGGTCAGCGTGACCCGGGCGCCGTCGATGGCGCACGACATGCTGCTGGCGATGCTGCTGATGGTGTTCGCCGCCTGGGCCTATTCGATTGCCGTCGCCTTTGTGCGCGTACGCGTACTGATCCTGGAACGTGACATCGACACCGAATGGGTCAAACGCATCCTGAGGAAATCTGCCGCATGA
- the ccmE gene encoding cytochrome c maturation protein CcmE: MHPKRKKRLLIVLAGLAVVAVASGLILNAFRSNLVFFHTPTEIAAGQVDAGQVIRVGGLVEAGSVEREPDGLRVRFVITDTARSVPVRYEGILPDLFREGHGTVVQGRIGTDGVLAATQVLAKHDENYMPPEAADAIQRAGETVVQ, from the coding sequence ATGCATCCCAAGCGTAAGAAACGCCTTCTGATCGTGCTGGCCGGCCTGGCCGTGGTGGCCGTGGCCAGCGGCCTGATCCTCAACGCCTTTCGCAGCAATCTGGTGTTCTTCCATACCCCGACCGAAATCGCGGCGGGCCAGGTCGATGCCGGGCAGGTCATCCGGGTGGGCGGACTGGTGGAAGCCGGCAGTGTCGAGCGCGAGCCGGACGGCCTGCGGGTGCGCTTCGTGATCACCGACACGGCCAGATCGGTGCCGGTGCGCTACGAAGGCATCCTGCCCGACCTGTTCCGCGAAGGACACGGCACGGTGGTCCAGGGCCGGATCGGTACCGATGGCGTGCTGGCTGCTACCCAGGTGCTGGCCAAGCACGACGAAAACTACATGCCGCCGGAGGCCGCCGATGCCATCCAGCGTGCAGGCGAAACGGTGGTGCAGTGA
- the napG gene encoding ferredoxin-type protein NapG — protein sequence MKNSPTPSDAPQSLTRRVFLSGSLGVACSAGMIGAGLATQATPAQARPAEALRPPGALPEADFLSACVRCGLCVRDCPYDTLKLARLGEGKGVGTPWFSARDIPCEMCPDVPCVKACPTGALDPALTDINQARMGLAVLIDHETCLNFLGLRCDVCYRVCPVIDKAITLEKQHNPRSDRHGMLLPTVHSDYCTGCGKCESACVLEEAAIKVVPVHLAKGKIGSHYRLGWEEKAGNQGKSLLGDDLVQMPVRQPEAPAGGEQP from the coding sequence ATGAAGAACTCCCCCACTCCGTCTGACGCCCCGCAGAGCCTCACCCGCCGGGTGTTCCTGTCCGGGTCGCTGGGCGTGGCCTGTTCGGCCGGCATGATCGGTGCCGGACTGGCCACGCAGGCAACCCCGGCGCAGGCGCGGCCGGCCGAGGCCCTGCGCCCGCCCGGCGCACTGCCGGAGGCGGATTTCCTGTCGGCCTGCGTGCGCTGCGGCCTCTGTGTGCGTGACTGCCCGTACGACACCCTGAAACTCGCCCGTCTGGGCGAGGGCAAGGGCGTGGGCACGCCGTGGTTCAGTGCGCGCGACATTCCGTGCGAGATGTGCCCTGACGTGCCTTGCGTCAAGGCCTGCCCGACCGGTGCGCTCGACCCCGCGCTCACCGACATCAACCAGGCCCGCATGGGGCTGGCAGTGCTGATCGACCACGAAACCTGCCTCAACTTCCTGGGGCTGCGTTGCGATGTCTGCTACCGCGTGTGTCCGGTCATCGACAAGGCCATCACGCTGGAAAAACAGCACAACCCGCGCTCGGACCGCCACGGCATGCTGCTGCCGACAGTGCATTCGGACTACTGCACCGGCTGCGGCAAGTGCGAAAGCGCCTGCGTGCTGGAAGAGGCCGCCATCAAGGTGGTACCGGTCCATCTCGCCAAGGGCAAGATCGGCAGCCACTACCGTCTGGGGTGGGAGGAAAAGGCCGGCAATCAGGGCAAGTCGCTCCTGGGGGACGATCTGGTGCAGATGCCGGTCCGCCAGCCTGAAGCACCGGCCGGAGGAGAACAGCCATGA
- a CDS encoding nitrate reductase cytochrome c-type subunit, which yields MKTASRLALLALVSALAAPGSYLAQAADNAPLEGQAALGHSATDMYKPIKDSKRIVRDYVQQPPLIPHDVSKYEISTNFNKCMDCHSAARYVEMNTTRVPPSHFKTRTGQELSNLSPSRYFCTQCHVPQVDARPLVNNAYQSSTRK from the coding sequence GTGAAAACCGCTTCCCGTCTGGCACTGCTTGCCCTGGTCAGCGCCCTTGCGGCACCGGGCAGCTATCTGGCCCAGGCTGCCGACAATGCCCCGCTGGAAGGCCAGGCTGCCCTGGGTCACAGCGCGACCGACATGTACAAGCCGATCAAGGACTCCAAGCGCATCGTGCGTGACTACGTGCAGCAGCCGCCACTGATTCCGCACGACGTGTCGAAGTACGAGATCAGCACCAACTTCAACAAGTGCATGGACTGCCACTCGGCTGCCCGCTACGTGGAAATGAACACCACCCGCGTACCGCCGTCGCACTTCAAGACCCGGACCGGCCAGGAGCTGTCCAACCTGTCGCCGTCGCGCTACTTCTGCACCCAGTGCCACGTGCCGCAGGTGGACGCCAGGCCGCTGGTCAACAACGCCTACCAGTCCAGTACGCGCAAATAG
- the napA gene encoding nitrate reductase catalytic subunit NapA, translating into MTLTRRDFIKANAAAAAATAAAVNLPLVPSMAQAATTDPATAGADIKWDKAACRFCGTGCSVLVGTKGGRVVATQGDPDAPVNRGLNCIKGYFLSKIMYGEDRLTKPLLRMKNGKFDKNGEFTPVTWKQAFDVMEEKFKTAMKAGGPEAVAMFGSGQWTIWEGYAAAKFMKAGLRSNNLDPNARHCMASAVVGFMRTFNMDEPMGCYDDIEKADAFVLWGSNMAEMHPILWSRITDRRLTHPDCQVHVLSTYEHRSFELADNKLVFGPQTDLAILNYIANHIIQTGAVNKDFIQKHCAFMKGETDIGYGLRPTHPKQKAAKNPDSGKMDPITFEQFAAFVKPYTLEYTARTSCVPAERLKRLAELYADPKKKVVSFWTMGFNQHTRGTWANNLVYNIHLLTGKISTPGCGPFSLTGQPSACGTAREVGTFAHRLPADLVVMNPEHRKIAENIWKLPDGTIPPKMGLHAVAMQRALKDSKLKVYWQQCNNNMQAGPNINEEMYPGWRNPETFIIVSDPYPTVSAMAADLILPTAMWVEKEGAYGNAERRTQFWRQQVNAPGEAKSDLWQVVEFSKRFKVEEVWPAELIAKKPEYRGKTLYDVLFANGQVNKYKLDDMARQHGTAYHNEEARHVGFYLQKGLFEEYAAFGRGHGHDLALFDTYHKARGLRWPVVDGKETLWRYREGFDPYVKKGEGVRFYGQKDGRARIIALPFEPAAEVPDREYNMWLCTGRVLEHWHTGSMTRRVPELYRAVPDAQVFMHPADAELRGLKRGQQVKVISRRGEITLTLETRGRNKPPQGLVFIPFFDEGRLVNKLTLDATCPLSKETDYKKCAVKVVRA; encoded by the coding sequence CGGCGCCGACATCAAGTGGGACAAGGCTGCCTGCCGCTTCTGCGGCACCGGCTGTTCGGTGCTGGTCGGTACCAAGGGCGGCCGGGTCGTGGCCACCCAAGGTGATCCGGACGCTCCGGTCAACCGCGGCCTCAACTGCATCAAGGGCTACTTCCTGTCCAAGATCATGTACGGCGAGGACCGCCTGACCAAACCGCTCTTGCGCATGAAGAACGGCAAGTTCGACAAGAACGGCGAATTCACCCCCGTCACCTGGAAGCAGGCCTTCGACGTGATGGAAGAAAAATTCAAGACCGCCATGAAGGCCGGCGGTCCTGAGGCCGTGGCCATGTTCGGCTCGGGCCAGTGGACCATCTGGGAAGGCTATGCGGCCGCCAAGTTCATGAAGGCCGGCCTGCGCTCGAACAACCTCGACCCGAATGCCCGCCACTGCATGGCATCAGCCGTGGTCGGCTTCATGCGCACCTTCAACATGGACGAGCCGATGGGCTGCTACGACGACATCGAGAAAGCCGATGCCTTCGTGCTGTGGGGCTCGAACATGGCCGAGATGCACCCGATCCTGTGGAGCCGCATCACCGACCGCCGCCTGACCCACCCGGACTGCCAGGTGCACGTCCTGTCGACCTACGAACACCGCAGCTTCGAGCTGGCCGACAACAAGCTGGTCTTCGGCCCGCAGACCGACCTGGCCATCCTCAACTACATCGCCAACCACATCATTCAGACCGGTGCGGTCAACAAGGACTTCATCCAGAAGCACTGCGCCTTCATGAAGGGCGAAACCGACATCGGCTACGGACTGCGCCCCACGCACCCGAAGCAGAAGGCCGCCAAAAACCCGGATTCGGGCAAGATGGACCCGATCACCTTCGAGCAGTTTGCCGCTTTCGTGAAGCCCTACACGCTCGAATACACCGCCAGAACGTCCTGTGTGCCGGCCGAGCGCCTCAAGCGGCTGGCCGAGCTGTACGCCGACCCGAAAAAGAAAGTGGTCAGCTTCTGGACCATGGGCTTCAACCAGCACACCCGCGGCACCTGGGCCAACAACCTCGTCTACAACATCCATCTGCTGACCGGCAAGATTTCCACCCCGGGCTGCGGACCGTTCTCGCTGACCGGCCAGCCGTCAGCCTGCGGCACGGCCCGCGAAGTGGGCACCTTCGCCCACCGCCTGCCAGCCGACCTCGTGGTGATGAATCCCGAGCACCGCAAGATTGCCGAAAACATCTGGAAACTGCCCGACGGCACCATCCCGCCGAAAATGGGCCTGCACGCCGTCGCCATGCAGCGCGCACTGAAGGACAGCAAGCTCAAGGTCTACTGGCAGCAGTGCAACAACAACATGCAGGCCGGTCCCAACATCAATGAAGAGATGTATCCGGGCTGGCGCAATCCGGAAACCTTCATCATCGTTTCCGACCCGTACCCGACCGTTTCGGCCATGGCCGCCGACCTGATCCTGCCGACCGCCATGTGGGTGGAAAAGGAAGGCGCCTACGGCAACGCCGAGCGCCGCACCCAGTTCTGGCGCCAGCAGGTCAATGCTCCGGGCGAGGCCAAGAGCGACCTGTGGCAGGTAGTGGAATTCTCCAAGCGCTTCAAGGTCGAGGAAGTCTGGCCGGCCGAGCTGATTGCCAAAAAGCCGGAATACCGCGGCAAGACCCTTTACGACGTGCTGTTCGCCAACGGCCAGGTCAACAAGTACAAGCTTGACGACATGGCCCGCCAGCACGGCACGGCCTACCACAACGAAGAAGCCAGGCATGTCGGCTTCTACCTGCAAAAAGGCCTGTTTGAAGAGTACGCCGCCTTCGGTCGCGGCCACGGCCACGACCTGGCCCTGTTCGACACCTACCACAAGGCCCGCGGCCTGCGCTGGCCGGTGGTGGACGGCAAGGAAACCCTGTGGCGCTACCGCGAGGGCTTCGACCCGTACGTGAAAAAAGGCGAAGGCGTGCGCTTCTACGGCCAGAAGGACGGCCGCGCCCGCATCATCGCCCTGCCGTTCGAGCCCGCCGCCGAAGTGCCGGACCGCGAATACAACATGTGGCTGTGTACCGGCCGCGTGCTGGAGCACTGGCACACCGGCTCGATGACCCGCCGCGTGCCGGAACTCTACCGTGCCGTGCCGGATGCGCAGGTGTTCATGCACCCGGCTGACGCCGAACTGCGCGGCCTCAAGCGCGGCCAGCAGGTCAAGGTGATCTCCCGTCGCGGCGAAATCACCCTGACGCTGGAAACCCGTGGCCGCAACAAGCCGCCGCAGGGTCTGGTGTTCATCCCGTTCTTCGACGAAGGCCGGCTGGTCAACAAGCTCACGCTGGACGCCACCTGCCCGCTGTCGAAGGAAACCGACTACAAGAAGTGCGCGGTGAAGGTCGTCAGGGCCTGA
- a CDS encoding heme lyase CcmF/NrfE family subunit yields the protein MWAVLPELGLLALCACVAVSAIMGGLLLRGAATGERALVTAARPLAVVQSLLACLAFAALMLLFADNDFSVRYVVQQSSSQLPLVYRLAAVWGGHEGSLLLWLLLLCVWTLAAALCSRSLDDAMRARLVAIMGLIAAGFGFFLLLTSNPFARLDIPAVEGRELNPMLQDPGLIVHPPLLYMGYVGFAVAFAMALAGLMAGRIDAAWARFARPWTTLAWVNLTAGIAVGSLWAYYELGWGGWWFWDPVENASFMPWLAGTALMHSLAATEKRGVFKSWTVLLAILTFSLSLLGTFLVRSGVLSSVHAFASDPGRGVFILALLAVVVGVSLVLFAVRAPDLTSTAGFAPLSRESLLLANNVLLCVATASVLLGTLYPLMVDALNLGKLSVGPPYFNAVFIPVMLPLLLLIGPGSVVRWKRQAGMELVKGLWHVLLASAVLAIVWSGTLAPFSPLVALALFAALWIILGALWDLLRRWRAGQRPGLATLGMHLAHVGVAVTVIGIALTSGYERERDVRLAAGGSATLGAYRFTLEDIGDSNGPNYLGVTARLTVTDNGAPLAVLTPEKRIYASMPGMPMTEASIHAGFFNHVYVALADQLEDGSWGVRLYHKPFVGWIWYGALLMGLGGLLAMADRRYRLRRRNRP from the coding sequence ATGTGGGCAGTCTTACCTGAACTGGGTCTTCTGGCACTGTGCGCCTGCGTGGCGGTATCGGCCATCATGGGCGGCCTGCTGCTGCGGGGCGCAGCCACGGGCGAGCGGGCGCTGGTGACGGCGGCCCGGCCGCTGGCCGTGGTGCAAAGCCTGCTGGCGTGCCTGGCCTTTGCCGCCCTGATGCTGCTGTTTGCCGACAATGATTTTTCCGTGCGCTACGTGGTGCAGCAATCCAGCAGCCAGCTGCCGCTGGTGTACCGGCTGGCGGCGGTATGGGGCGGGCATGAGGGCTCGCTGCTGCTGTGGCTGCTGCTGCTGTGCGTATGGACGCTGGCGGCGGCGCTGTGTTCGCGTTCGCTGGACGACGCCATGCGCGCCCGGCTGGTGGCGATCATGGGCCTGATTGCGGCCGGGTTCGGCTTTTTCCTGCTGCTGACTTCCAACCCGTTTGCCCGGCTGGACATTCCGGCCGTTGAAGGGCGCGAGCTGAATCCGATGTTGCAGGACCCGGGCCTGATCGTGCATCCGCCGCTGCTCTACATGGGTTATGTCGGCTTTGCGGTGGCGTTTGCCATGGCGCTGGCCGGGCTGATGGCCGGCCGGATCGACGCAGCCTGGGCCCGCTTTGCCAGACCGTGGACCACGCTGGCATGGGTCAACCTGACGGCCGGCATCGCCGTGGGCAGCCTGTGGGCCTATTACGAGCTGGGCTGGGGCGGCTGGTGGTTCTGGGATCCGGTTGAAAACGCGTCGTTCATGCCCTGGCTGGCTGGCACGGCACTGATGCACTCGCTGGCGGCGACCGAAAAGCGCGGCGTGTTCAAAAGCTGGACAGTGCTGCTGGCCATCCTGACCTTTTCGCTGTCGCTGCTGGGCACTTTCCTTGTCCGTTCGGGCGTGCTGTCGTCGGTGCACGCCTTTGCCTCCGATCCGGGCCGGGGGGTGTTCATCCTCGCGCTGCTGGCAGTGGTGGTCGGTGTGTCGCTGGTGCTGTTTGCCGTCCGCGCGCCGGACCTGACCAGCACGGCCGGCTTTGCCCCGCTGTCGCGCGAATCGCTGCTGCTGGCCAACAACGTGCTGCTGTGCGTGGCTACGGCCTCGGTGCTGCTGGGCACTCTGTATCCCCTGATGGTGGATGCGCTGAACCTTGGCAAGCTGTCGGTCGGCCCGCCCTACTTCAATGCGGTGTTCATTCCGGTGATGCTGCCGCTCCTGCTGCTGATCGGGCCGGGCAGCGTGGTGCGCTGGAAACGCCAGGCCGGCATGGAGCTGGTGAAGGGGCTGTGGCATGTCCTGCTGGCGAGCGCGGTGCTGGCGATTGTCTGGAGCGGTACGCTGGCGCCCTTCTCGCCGCTGGTGGCCTTGGCCCTGTTTGCCGCGCTCTGGATCATTCTGGGTGCGCTGTGGGACCTGCTGCGCCGCTGGCGCGCCGGCCAGCGCCCGGGTCTGGCCACGCTGGGCATGCATCTGGCCCACGTCGGCGTGGCGGTGACCGTCATCGGCATTGCCCTGACTTCGGGTTATGAGCGCGAGCGCGACGTGCGGCTGGCCGCCGGCGGTTCGGCCACACTGGGTGCCTACCGCTTTACGCTGGAAGACATCGGCGACAGCAACGGCCCCAACTATCTGGGCGTGACCGCCCGTCTGACCGTAACCGACAACGGGGCGCCGCTGGCCGTGCTGACGCCGGAAAAACGCATTTATGCCTCGATGCCGGGCATGCCGATGACCGAAGCGTCGATCCA
- the ccmB gene encoding heme exporter protein CcmB, with product MSATALFFTVMGRDIRLALRRPSDALYALFFFVVTATLFPLATSPEAALLRAIGPGVLWVSALLATLILLGDLFESDWRDGTLEQLLLSPLPFIWAVIAKITARWLTCAVPLVLVSPLLGLQFELGPTALLLLPLTLALGTLALAFIGSVGAALTLGLRNGSMLLALLVLPLFVPVLVFGAMAVAQADSGRIEAELSVLAAFALLAVFFSPFATAASLRLACE from the coding sequence ATGAGTGCGACGGCACTGTTTTTCACCGTAATGGGCCGCGACATCCGGCTGGCCCTGCGCCGCCCCAGCGACGCCCTGTATGCCCTGTTCTTTTTCGTGGTGACAGCCACGCTGTTTCCGCTGGCCACCAGCCCTGAAGCCGCCCTGCTGCGCGCCATCGGCCCTGGCGTGCTGTGGGTCAGCGCCCTTCTGGCAACGCTGATCCTGCTGGGCGACCTGTTCGAGTCCGACTGGCGCGACGGCACGCTGGAACAACTGCTGCTGTCGCCGCTGCCGTTCATCTGGGCCGTGATCGCCAAGATCACCGCGCGCTGGCTGACCTGCGCCGTGCCGCTGGTGCTGGTGTCACCGCTGCTGGGCCTCCAGTTTGAACTGGGGCCGACGGCCTTGCTGCTGCTGCCGCTGACGCTGGCACTGGGCACGCTGGCGCTGGCATTCATCGGCTCGGTCGGTGCGGCACTGACGCTGGGCCTGCGCAATGGATCGATGCTGCTGGCCCTGCTGGTGCTGCCGCTGTTCGTGCCGGTGCTGGTCTTCGGTGCCATGGCCGTGGCCCAAGCCGACAGCGGCCGCATCGAAGCCGAACTGTCCGTGCTGGCCGCGTTTGCCCTGCTGGCGGTGTTTTTCTCCCCGTTTGCCACTGCGGCCAGCCTGCGGCTGGCCTGCGAATGA
- a CDS encoding NapC/NirT family cytochrome c, with protein MTDQKPSRLARLWAWFKRTGPWTVAGLFVAGIVFWGAFNTAMEATNQESFCISCHEMKNNVYEEYKQTIHYNNRSGVRATCPDCHVPKDFVHKMIRKVQASKEVWGKITGSIDTPEKFAANRQRLAQNEWARMKASDSRECRNCHNFQYMDTSVQGTRSSLKHEEAQAAGQTCIDCHKGIAHRMPPVDQGIGANNATGANIHPELAKP; from the coding sequence ATGACTGATCAAAAACCCTCCCGCCTGGCCCGCCTCTGGGCGTGGTTCAAGCGTACCGGCCCGTGGACGGTGGCGGGACTGTTCGTGGCCGGTATCGTCTTCTGGGGCGCCTTCAACACCGCCATGGAAGCCACCAACCAGGAATCGTTCTGCATTTCGTGCCACGAGATGAAGAACAACGTCTACGAGGAATACAAGCAGACCATCCACTACAACAACCGCTCGGGCGTTCGCGCCACCTGCCCGGACTGTCACGTGCCCAAGGATTTCGTGCACAAGATGATCCGCAAGGTGCAGGCTTCCAAGGAAGTCTGGGGCAAGATCACCGGCAGCATCGACACGCCGGAAAAGTTCGCCGCCAACCGCCAGCGACTGGCCCAGAACGAATGGGCCCGCATGAAGGCGTCGGATTCGCGCGAGTGCCGCAACTGCCACAACTTCCAGTACATGGATACCAGTGTGCAGGGCACCCGTTCGTCCCTCAAGCACGAGGAGGCCCAGGCCGCCGGCCAGACCTGCATCGACTGCCACAAGGGCATTGCCCACCGCATGCCGCCGGTGGATCAGGGCATTGGCGCCAACAACGCCACCGGCGCCAACATCCACCCGGAGCTGGCCAAACCGTAA